In the genome of Leucobacter luti, one region contains:
- a CDS encoding replication-associated recombination protein A, whose translation MQAATAPLAVRMRPRSLDEVVGQQHLLRPGSPLRVLASDTAGGGGAVSVILWGPPGTGKTTLAQAIAHSSGRRFVELSAVTAGVKDVRVVMERALNDRDLFDTATVLFLDEIHRFTKAQQDALLPGVENGWVTLVAATTENPSFSVISPLLSRSLLLTLEPLQDQELRELLQRAITDPRGLNSAVTVLPEALDALIQLASGDARRALTGLEAAASSAVALDDGAEAGDSGLPVVTPEVVSTAVNRALLRYDKNGDQHYDVTSAFIKAMRGSDPDAAIHYLARMIEAGEDPRFIARRLMVHAAEDVGMADPMALQVAVAAAEATALIGLPEARIPLAEATIYIATAPKSNAVISAIDAAIADVKAGRFGLVPLHLRDAHYPGAKRMGHGRGYVYPHSDPRGVSKQQYLPDELRDRVYYSPTSHGNEREVSERLDKIRRITRGE comes from the coding sequence ATGCAGGCCGCAACAGCGCCGCTCGCAGTGCGAATGCGGCCGCGCTCACTCGATGAAGTGGTCGGTCAGCAGCACTTGCTGCGCCCGGGATCTCCGCTCCGCGTGCTCGCGTCAGACACTGCCGGAGGTGGGGGAGCCGTCTCGGTGATCCTCTGGGGTCCACCTGGAACGGGGAAAACCACGCTTGCGCAAGCGATTGCCCACTCCAGCGGTCGTCGCTTTGTTGAGCTTTCAGCGGTGACGGCCGGTGTCAAAGACGTGCGCGTCGTGATGGAGCGAGCGCTCAACGACCGCGATTTGTTTGACACCGCTACGGTGCTCTTTCTCGACGAGATTCACCGCTTTACCAAGGCGCAACAGGATGCGCTGCTCCCCGGCGTGGAAAACGGGTGGGTGACGCTCGTTGCCGCAACGACTGAGAACCCGTCTTTCTCGGTGATCAGTCCGCTGTTGTCGCGCTCGCTTCTCCTGACGCTCGAGCCGCTGCAAGATCAGGAGCTCCGGGAACTGTTGCAGCGTGCCATCACGGATCCCCGTGGCTTGAATAGTGCGGTCACGGTGCTGCCTGAGGCGCTTGATGCGCTGATTCAGCTTGCGTCAGGCGACGCGAGGCGCGCGCTCACCGGGCTTGAGGCCGCTGCGAGTTCAGCGGTCGCGCTCGACGACGGAGCAGAGGCGGGGGATTCAGGCCTGCCTGTCGTCACGCCCGAGGTGGTTTCCACCGCGGTGAACCGTGCCCTGTTGCGCTACGACAAGAACGGCGACCAGCACTATGACGTCACCAGCGCGTTCATCAAAGCCATGCGTGGCTCCGATCCTGACGCAGCAATTCACTACCTCGCACGGATGATCGAGGCGGGGGAAGATCCCCGTTTTATTGCACGAAGATTGATGGTGCACGCGGCAGAGGACGTGGGAATGGCGGATCCGATGGCGCTCCAGGTCGCGGTTGCCGCGGCGGAGGCCACCGCATTGATCGGGCTCCCGGAGGCGAGGATTCCGCTCGCTGAGGCGACGATCTACATTGCCACCGCGCCGAAGTCCAATGCGGTTATTTCAGCCATCGATGCGGCGATCGCTGATGTGAAGGCCGGTCGCTTTGGTCTCGTGCCGCTCCATCTTCGCGATGCGCACTACCCGGGAGCGAAGCGGATGGGGCACGGTCGTGGCTACGTGTACCCCCACAGCGACCCTCGCGGGGTGTCGAAGCAGCAGTATCTCCCTGACGAGTTGCGGGACCGCGTGTATTACAGCCCCACCTCGCATGGAAATGAGCGCGAAGTGTCGGAGCGCCTCGACAAGATCCGTCGGATCACCCGAGGCGAGTGA
- the rpsD gene encoding 30S ribosomal protein S4: MSTTSRTRSKTRLSRSLGIALTPKAARYLEKRPYGPGQHGRTKRKSDSDYAVRLREKQRLRAQYGIREKQLTIAFKEARRQDGLTGENLVEILEMRLDALVLRAGFARTTSQARQMVVHRHILVDGKIVDRPSFRVKPGQLIHVKERSEATEPFQVAAAGGHAEVLPPVPGYLEVELDKLHARLLRRPKRAEVPVTCEVQLVVEYYSGR, from the coding sequence GTGTCGACTACGTCGCGTACCCGTTCCAAGACCCGCCTGTCCCGTTCACTCGGGATTGCCCTGACCCCGAAGGCAGCGCGCTACCTTGAGAAGCGCCCCTACGGCCCCGGCCAGCACGGCCGAACCAAGCGTAAGAGCGACAGCGACTACGCTGTGCGTCTTCGTGAGAAGCAGCGTCTCCGTGCCCAGTACGGCATCCGTGAGAAGCAGCTCACCATTGCGTTCAAGGAGGCCCGTCGTCAGGATGGCCTGACCGGTGAGAACCTGGTCGAGATCCTTGAGATGCGCCTCGACGCACTCGTGTTGCGTGCAGGCTTCGCCCGCACCACCTCGCAGGCCCGTCAGATGGTTGTGCACCGTCACATCCTCGTCGACGGCAAGATTGTTGATCGTCCCTCCTTCCGCGTGAAGCCGGGTCAGCTCATCCACGTCAAGGAGCGTTCCGAAGCAACCGAGCCGTTCCAGGTTGCAGCAGCCGGCGGCCACGCCGAGGTGCTTCCTCCCGTTCCCGGCTACCTCGAGGTTGAGCTGGACAAGCTCCACGCGCGCCTCCTGCGTCGTCCGAAGCGCGCTGAGGTCCCCGTGACCTGTGAAGTGCAGCTCGTCGTCGAGTACTACTCGGGCCGCTAA
- the alaS gene encoding alanine--tRNA ligase, whose product MQTAEIHRRWLDFFEKRGHTVVPSASLVSDDPSLMFTVAGMVPFVPYLSGLVPAPYPRATSVQKCIRTNDIEEVGKTPRHGTFFQMCGNFSFGDYFKSDAIKFAWELLTTSEEDGGLGFAAKDLWVTIYEEDDEALALWQQHSTLPDERIQRLGKDTNYWSTGQPGPAGPCSEIFFDLGPEYGIDGGPATDDDRYVEIWNLVFMQYQVADVKSKTDFTILGELPKKNIDTGMGLERVAFIKQGVQNMYEIDQVRPVLDRAAALAGKVYGADHTDDVRLRVIADHVRSGLMLIADGVTPSNEGRGYILRRLLRRVILSMRLLGFDGSSFAELFPVSRDAMKGAYPAVERDFEFIARAAYAEEKTFLRTLASGIQILETAVDTAKTGAVAVPGDTAFLLHDTHGFPIELTLEIAEEAGVAVDRAVFGELMQEQRDRAKADAKAKKGQRADLSVYKELRGLGETLFTGYDELTHESRVLGLVVDGVSVVEAREGEIAEVVLAETSLWAESGGQDSDQGLIVGDGFEAEVLDVQKPVPGLVVHTVKVTIGAIGIDQRAETRVDADYRRGATQAHSGTHIVHAALREVLGSNAHQAGSYNKAGYLRLDFTHSEALSSETKSEIEEISNLAIRSDFEVVTREMGIDEAKALGAMALFGEKYGDRVRVVDIGGPWSRELCAGTHVSSSSEVGIISLISESSVGSTNRRVESLVGIEAFRNFAAERAIVQQLTSGLKVPRTELVGRVQDLGAQLKAAEKKIAAFEAAKLAQRVPELIADAESIGATRVVLASLGSVASPDDLRGLALQVRDRLASEAGVVVIAGEAGGKPVVIAATTEAARTAGVRAGDLAKLGAKVLGGGGGGKPDLAQGGGTDPGKIDEALAEIRRSLAG is encoded by the coding sequence ATGCAGACCGCTGAAATCCACCGCCGCTGGCTCGACTTCTTCGAGAAGCGAGGTCACACCGTCGTGCCCTCCGCCTCGCTCGTGAGTGACGACCCCAGCCTGATGTTTACGGTGGCCGGCATGGTCCCCTTTGTGCCCTATCTCTCCGGTCTCGTGCCTGCCCCGTACCCGCGGGCGACGAGCGTGCAGAAGTGTATCCGCACGAACGATATCGAAGAGGTCGGCAAGACGCCGCGCCACGGCACTTTTTTTCAGATGTGCGGCAACTTCTCTTTCGGCGACTACTTCAAGTCTGATGCCATCAAATTTGCATGGGAGCTGCTGACCACCTCAGAAGAGGATGGCGGCCTCGGCTTCGCAGCGAAGGACCTCTGGGTCACGATCTACGAAGAAGACGATGAGGCGCTCGCGCTGTGGCAGCAGCACTCGACGCTGCCCGATGAGCGGATCCAGCGCCTCGGCAAGGACACAAACTACTGGTCGACCGGACAGCCAGGGCCCGCTGGCCCCTGCTCCGAGATCTTTTTCGATCTCGGACCGGAGTACGGCATCGACGGTGGCCCAGCCACGGACGACGATCGCTACGTCGAAATTTGGAACCTCGTCTTCATGCAGTACCAGGTGGCTGACGTGAAGTCGAAGACGGACTTCACTATTCTCGGGGAACTGCCGAAGAAGAACATTGACACCGGCATGGGCTTGGAACGCGTCGCGTTTATCAAGCAGGGCGTGCAGAACATGTACGAGATTGATCAGGTGCGTCCCGTTCTCGACCGGGCGGCAGCGCTCGCTGGGAAGGTGTACGGGGCCGACCACACAGATGACGTGCGTCTGCGTGTGATCGCCGATCACGTCCGGAGCGGACTGATGCTGATCGCTGACGGGGTGACGCCGTCAAACGAGGGCCGCGGGTACATTCTCCGCCGTCTGCTGCGACGCGTGATCCTGTCGATGCGCCTGCTGGGCTTTGACGGATCGAGCTTCGCTGAGCTCTTCCCAGTCTCGCGCGATGCGATGAAGGGCGCATACCCGGCCGTTGAGCGCGACTTCGAGTTCATCGCGCGCGCCGCATATGCAGAAGAGAAGACGTTCTTGCGCACGCTCGCCTCGGGGATCCAGATCCTCGAGACCGCTGTTGACACCGCGAAGACCGGTGCGGTTGCAGTGCCGGGCGACACGGCATTCCTGCTGCACGATACGCACGGGTTCCCAATCGAGCTCACCCTCGAAATCGCTGAGGAGGCCGGAGTCGCGGTCGACCGCGCGGTATTCGGCGAGCTGATGCAGGAGCAGCGCGATCGCGCAAAGGCAGACGCGAAGGCGAAGAAGGGGCAGCGTGCTGACCTCTCGGTCTATAAGGAGCTGCGCGGACTTGGCGAGACCCTGTTCACGGGCTATGACGAACTGACGCACGAGAGCCGTGTGCTGGGCCTGGTAGTCGACGGTGTCTCGGTGGTAGAAGCCCGCGAGGGTGAGATCGCTGAGGTGGTGCTTGCTGAGACGTCGCTTTGGGCGGAGTCTGGGGGCCAGGATTCGGACCAGGGGCTCATCGTCGGCGACGGGTTCGAGGCGGAAGTCCTCGACGTGCAGAAGCCTGTCCCAGGACTCGTCGTGCACACAGTGAAGGTGACGATCGGTGCGATCGGCATCGATCAGCGCGCCGAAACGCGCGTTGACGCTGATTACCGGCGGGGCGCCACCCAGGCACACTCCGGCACGCACATCGTGCACGCTGCGCTCCGCGAGGTGCTCGGATCGAACGCGCACCAGGCCGGGTCGTATAACAAGGCTGGCTATCTCCGGCTTGACTTCACGCACAGTGAAGCACTCTCGTCCGAGACGAAGAGCGAAATCGAGGAGATTTCTAACCTTGCGATTCGCTCCGATTTCGAGGTCGTGACCCGCGAAATGGGGATCGACGAGGCGAAAGCGCTCGGTGCGATGGCTCTGTTCGGCGAGAAGTACGGCGATCGCGTGCGCGTGGTCGATATTGGCGGGCCCTGGTCGCGTGAGCTGTGCGCAGGTACACACGTCTCCAGTTCCTCTGAGGTGGGCATTATCAGTCTCATCTCGGAGAGCTCTGTTGGATCGACGAACCGCCGCGTCGAGTCGCTCGTGGGCATCGAGGCCTTCCGCAATTTCGCTGCCGAGCGGGCGATCGTGCAGCAGCTCACGAGCGGGCTGAAAGTGCCCCGCACCGAGCTCGTGGGCCGTGTGCAGGATCTCGGAGCGCAGCTCAAAGCCGCAGAGAAGAAGATCGCGGCGTTCGAGGCCGCCAAACTCGCCCAGCGCGTACCGGAGCTCATCGCAGACGCCGAATCAATCGGTGCCACGCGTGTGGTGCTCGCCTCGCTCGGCTCAGTTGCTTCGCCTGATGATCTGCGCGGACTCGCACTGCAGGTGCGGGATCGTCTCGCCAGCGAGGCGGGTGTCGTGGTGATCGCAGGCGAGGCTGGCGGCAAGCCTGTTGTCATCGCTGCGACCACCGAAGCTGCTCGAACCGCTGGTGTGCGCGCAGGCGACCTCGCAAAGCTGGGCGCCAAGGTGCTTGGCGGCGGCGGTGGCGGCAAGCCGGACCTTGCACAGGGCGGCGGAACCGATCCGGGCAAGATCGACGAAGCGCTGGCGGAAATCCGCCGCAGCCTCGCGGGATAG
- the ruvX gene encoding Holliday junction resolvase RuvX — protein sequence MRSGVRLGVDVGKARIGVARSDLHGMLATPVETVPRDTAGVADHARLIEIAREINATEVIVGLPLNMRGERTLSTDDAADFAHELAARLARHEIAVRLVDERLSTVSAQGQLRQAGKKTKQTRSIIDQAAAVVILQHALDSERAQGAAPGQAVEVVDADAKEKDA from the coding sequence GTGCGTAGCGGCGTACGGTTGGGCGTGGATGTGGGCAAGGCTCGCATCGGAGTGGCCAGAAGCGACTTGCACGGGATGCTGGCCACTCCGGTGGAGACCGTGCCGCGCGACACCGCAGGTGTTGCAGACCACGCCCGCCTCATCGAGATTGCTCGTGAAATCAACGCAACCGAGGTCATCGTGGGCTTGCCGTTGAACATGCGTGGGGAACGCACGCTCTCTACTGACGACGCCGCCGACTTTGCTCATGAGCTCGCCGCACGTCTCGCGCGGCATGAAATTGCCGTGCGACTCGTTGACGAACGGCTCTCGACCGTGTCTGCCCAGGGGCAACTCAGGCAGGCGGGAAAAAAGACCAAACAGACGCGCTCCATCATCGACCAGGCTGCAGCGGTGGTGATTCTCCAGCACGCGCTCGATAGCGAGCGCGCGCAGGGAGCCGCACCGGGCCAAGCAGTTGAGGTTGTGGACGCGGACGCGAAGGAGAAAGACGCATGA
- the mltG gene encoding endolytic transglycosylase MltG gives MNARTRGESSGAGKKVLISLLVAVLLLGGLAAAGTYLWSQYGQQLSLAFGWTTNDYEGPGEGETIVVITEGEIGSDIAANLAAADVVKTSEAFYDVLLAQDPAVEFLPGSYRLKLQMSAKGALEALQDPANKMELTAMIPEGKTVSQTIELIAAGADIPLAELEAAVQDPTAFGLPAGVDTLEGWLFPATYEFEEDTTGAEAIQRLVDEQRNVLTELGVAEADRERVLTIAAMIQREGGRIEDFGKVSRVIQNRLDQGMKLQMDSTAQYGMGQHEDGSVWSTDEALSDDNPWNTYVHEGLPKGPIANPGRDAISAALNPEPGDWLYFVAINLDTRESAFSVTQEEHDASVQRLNEWCAANPGKGC, from the coding sequence ATGAACGCACGTACTCGCGGGGAGTCCTCGGGGGCCGGCAAGAAGGTCCTGATCTCCCTCCTCGTCGCGGTGTTGCTCCTCGGCGGGCTTGCTGCGGCAGGCACCTACCTGTGGTCGCAGTACGGCCAGCAGCTCTCACTTGCGTTCGGCTGGACAACGAATGACTACGAGGGCCCTGGTGAGGGTGAAACGATCGTGGTCATCACCGAAGGCGAAATTGGAAGTGACATTGCGGCGAATCTCGCTGCGGCCGACGTCGTGAAGACCTCTGAGGCCTTTTACGATGTGTTGCTCGCGCAGGATCCAGCCGTCGAGTTCCTTCCGGGGTCGTACCGTCTGAAACTGCAGATGAGCGCCAAGGGTGCGCTCGAAGCGCTGCAGGATCCTGCGAACAAAATGGAATTGACTGCGATGATCCCCGAGGGCAAGACGGTGAGCCAGACGATCGAGCTCATCGCGGCCGGCGCGGATATCCCACTCGCTGAGCTTGAGGCAGCGGTGCAGGATCCCACCGCCTTTGGTCTGCCCGCAGGGGTAGACACACTCGAGGGTTGGCTGTTCCCTGCAACATACGAGTTCGAAGAGGACACCACGGGCGCGGAAGCGATCCAGCGGCTCGTCGATGAGCAGCGCAACGTGCTGACCGAGCTTGGTGTGGCCGAGGCTGACCGGGAGCGGGTACTCACGATTGCCGCAATGATTCAGCGCGAGGGCGGAAGGATCGAGGACTTTGGCAAGGTCTCCCGCGTAATCCAAAACCGCCTGGATCAGGGCATGAAGCTGCAAATGGATTCGACGGCCCAGTACGGCATGGGACAGCACGAAGATGGTTCGGTCTGGTCGACCGACGAGGCGCTCTCAGACGATAACCCGTGGAACACCTACGTGCACGAGGGACTCCCGAAGGGACCAATCGCGAACCCGGGCCGCGATGCAATCTCTGCAGCGCTCAACCCAGAACCGGGGGACTGGCTCTACTTCGTAGCGATCAACCTCGACACGCGCGAGTCCGCCTTTAGTGTGACTCAGGAAGAGCACGACGCCTCGGTTCAGCGGCTCAACGAGTGGTGCGCGGCGAATCCAGGTAAGGGCTGCTAA
- a CDS encoding shikimate dehydrogenase encodes MPEQLAVLGLPISHSLSPRIHRAAYAQLGLPWRYSAVRCAAAELGTFLAGRGPEWRGLSVTMPLKEEAHRLARSLDPVAESSGVVNTLARRSDGRGWDGYDTDVAGLAAAIRDAGLDAARTLVIGTGATAVSAVLAAQQLGAAQLWVAGRRRTAAHAIARRFGATDGIDLADAELRRLPATLVISTLPGPAGHQASIPPELTAVPLFDVAYDPWPSPLAERWRAAGGTAHPGTAMLIEQAIVQVRIFRSGDPTTLLPDESAVRAAMRGATASADMGR; translated from the coding sequence ATGCCCGAGCAGCTGGCAGTGCTGGGGCTGCCGATCTCGCACTCGCTTTCGCCCCGGATCCACCGCGCAGCATATGCACAGCTCGGCCTCCCTTGGCGGTACTCGGCGGTGCGGTGCGCCGCGGCCGAGCTGGGCACCTTCTTGGCGGGGCGCGGCCCTGAGTGGCGGGGGCTCTCCGTCACGATGCCGCTGAAGGAAGAGGCGCACCGGCTTGCTCGCTCACTCGATCCCGTAGCCGAGTCGAGCGGCGTGGTGAATACGCTTGCCCGCCGCTCCGATGGGCGGGGCTGGGACGGGTATGACACCGATGTCGCGGGTCTCGCTGCCGCGATACGTGATGCCGGCCTGGACGCTGCACGGACACTCGTCATCGGCACGGGCGCCACGGCGGTGTCAGCGGTGCTTGCCGCGCAGCAGCTCGGCGCCGCGCAGCTCTGGGTAGCCGGACGCCGTCGCACTGCGGCTCACGCTATCGCGCGGCGTTTTGGCGCCACTGACGGGATTGACCTCGCCGACGCCGAGCTCCGCCGGCTGCCCGCGACACTCGTGATTTCCACCCTGCCCGGGCCCGCAGGACACCAGGCTTCCATTCCTCCAGAACTGACCGCAGTGCCGCTGTTCGACGTTGCATACGACCCCTGGCCGTCGCCGCTCGCCGAGCGCTGGCGCGCTGCCGGAGGGACGGCGCATCCCGGCACAGCGATGCTGATCGAACAGGCCATCGTGCAGGTGCGGATATTTCGATCCGGTGATCCCACGACGCTTCTTCCGGACGAGTCGGCAGTGCGTGCGGCGATGCGCGGAGCGACGGCGTCCGCCGATATGGGAAGATAG
- the aroC gene encoding chorismate synthase, with protein sequence MLRWLTAGESHGPELIAVLEGMPAGVPISLTEIRADLARRKLGYGRGSRMKFEQDELNISGGVVQGVTIGGPVAIRIGNTEWPKWAEVMSAEPTELSEKSRGRGAPLTRPRPGHADLAGMQKYGFDEARPVLERASARETAARVALGAVARAFLAELGIGLVSHTVSLGDIETPAGSPLPRPADTAALDADPLRCFDAATSARMVAEVDDTKKSGDTIGGIVEVLAYGLPPGLGSYVHWDRRLDSRLAGALMGIQAIKGVEVGDGFETTRRRGSAAHDELHLSDGQIARDTGRAGGIEGGMTTGQVLRVRAGMKPIATVPHALPTVDIATGEASRAHHQRSDVSAVPAAGVVAEAMVALVLADAVTEKFGGDSVAETKRNLESYLAAIPERLSTVIES encoded by the coding sequence ATGCTGCGTTGGCTTACCGCTGGAGAATCCCACGGCCCTGAACTGATCGCTGTCCTTGAGGGCATGCCTGCTGGTGTGCCCATCTCCCTCACGGAGATCAGGGCCGACCTCGCGAGGCGGAAGCTCGGCTATGGCCGCGGTTCGCGGATGAAGTTTGAGCAAGACGAGCTCAACATCTCCGGTGGTGTCGTGCAGGGTGTCACCATTGGGGGACCCGTGGCAATTCGCATCGGCAACACCGAGTGGCCGAAGTGGGCCGAGGTGATGTCCGCTGAGCCGACTGAACTCTCGGAAAAGTCTCGCGGCCGCGGTGCGCCTCTGACGCGCCCCCGTCCGGGACACGCGGACCTCGCCGGTATGCAGAAGTATGGCTTCGACGAGGCGCGCCCGGTCCTGGAGCGTGCCAGCGCCCGAGAGACCGCCGCCCGCGTGGCACTTGGTGCCGTCGCTCGCGCGTTCCTCGCGGAGCTTGGTATCGGGCTCGTGAGTCACACGGTGTCGCTCGGTGATATCGAGACCCCGGCGGGGTCCCCGCTGCCTCGCCCAGCCGACACCGCGGCGCTCGACGCCGACCCGCTGCGTTGCTTTGACGCAGCTACCAGTGCGCGCATGGTTGCAGAGGTTGATGACACGAAGAAGTCGGGTGACACCATCGGCGGTATCGTCGAAGTGCTCGCCTACGGCCTGCCGCCCGGGCTCGGTTCCTACGTGCACTGGGACCGCCGCCTTGACTCCCGGCTCGCGGGTGCCCTCATGGGGATCCAGGCGATCAAGGGTGTCGAAGTGGGCGACGGCTTCGAAACGACGCGCCGCCGCGGATCCGCCGCGCATGACGAGCTGCACCTCAGCGATGGCCAGATCGCGCGCGACACTGGCAGGGCCGGCGGTATCGAGGGCGGGATGACTACCGGACAGGTGCTCCGTGTGCGTGCTGGCATGAAGCCCATCGCGACGGTGCCACACGCGCTCCCGACCGTCGACATTGCCACGGGCGAAGCGTCGCGGGCACATCATCAACGCTCGGATGTTTCCGCGGTCCCCGCAGCAGGCGTCGTGGCAGAGGCGATGGTCGCACTCGTGCTTGCGGACGCAGTCACTGAGAAATTCGGCGGCGACAGCGTCGCGGAGACGAAGCGGAACCTGGAGTCCTATCTGGCCGCGATCCCCGAACGGCTGTCGACCGTCATCGAGTCGTGA
- a CDS encoding shikimate kinase, translating to MFVGPMAAGKTSLGKRVARELGVPFVDTDAVFVRAHGPITEFFASHGEAEFRRLEAEVIAAELAVPGGRIVALGGGAVLRESTRKLLAAHPVVLLMTTQEAVLRTANLARRPLLRDDPEAWGRILAERKPLYDEVADVTYRTDRATKEQLARRVAQWARSFGKKRGLSAGGEAATPKRSES from the coding sequence GTGTTCGTCGGTCCCATGGCAGCAGGGAAGACCAGTCTCGGCAAGCGGGTCGCGCGCGAGCTCGGTGTCCCGTTCGTCGACACCGACGCAGTGTTCGTGCGGGCGCACGGCCCCATCACTGAGTTCTTCGCGTCACACGGAGAGGCCGAGTTTCGTCGGCTGGAGGCCGAAGTGATCGCGGCGGAGCTCGCGGTTCCCGGGGGCCGTATTGTTGCACTCGGCGGTGGCGCTGTGCTCCGGGAGAGTACGCGGAAACTGCTCGCAGCTCACCCTGTAGTGCTCCTCATGACGACCCAGGAGGCCGTGCTACGGACCGCGAATCTCGCCCGTCGCCCGCTCCTGCGCGACGATCCAGAGGCGTGGGGCCGGATCCTTGCTGAGCGGAAACCGCTGTATGACGAGGTCGCCGACGTGACGTACCGCACTGATCGCGCAACGAAAGAGCAACTTGCACGCCGTGTCGCCCAGTGGGCGCGCAGTTTCGGAAAGAAGCGCGGGCTGAGTGCCGGCGGCGAAGCAGCAACACCGAAGAGGAGCGAATCATGA